The stretch of DNA CATCGAGGTGACCGAACTCCTCGACTACGTCTGTCACTACGGCTGAGGGGATCGGCCACGGCAAGGCGCCCCGTCCACAAGCCGTGGAACGGGGCGCCTCAACACGTCCGAGTGCCTGTCCCCCAACGGGCGAGACGTGAGCGGCGGTGGCGAGGTCTCGGGTCCTCGACCACCACCTGAGGCCAGCCTACGTCGTCACGACCATTTGCATCAGAGTCCGATCGGCCCAGACGGCGCTAGTCCAACCGGGTAGTAAGACCGCCACGTCGAGACAGCAGCAACCCAGATCTGTATCAACACTCGGGACCAATTGCCCAGATCTCCTGCGCTACCCCGTATACCCAACTTAGGGTATGGATGCCGCTGATTGGCGGCAGGATTCGACACCCGCCGCTCGGAGGAGGGACGCGTGAGCATCGCAGAAGACCGAGCGGCGGCGCTCACAGCATCGCAACCGAGCGTTGCACGAGTCGATACACGCAGATCACTCCCCATGGTCGCCTGGGCGCTCGACCTAGGGATCTTGTGCGTCGTAGTGGCGACGGCAGCGTTACTACGCCGCGCGTGGGACCTGTTTCCGCAGCCTGATCGGGAATCGAGCGTCTCGACGGTCGGTCCGCTCATCATCGTGGGATGGCTGCTCCTCAATTTGCTCTTCGGAGCCTATAGTCGCGAAGACTTCGGCGAAGGCACCGCGGAGTTCAAGCGCCTGTTGCACGCTTCGATGTACGCCGCCGGCCTCACCGGTGTGGGTTGCTACCTGAGCCATCATCAACTCTCTCGCGGCTTCTTCGTCACCGTCTTCGCCCTCGGAGTCCCTGCCATACTCATCGGCCGCCTGGCGCTGCGCAAAGGCGTCCGCTCGATGCGGATCAAGGGCATGCTCGGTCAGCGAGTGATCATCGCGGGCGGTCCCGCGCACGTCGACGAGATCGCTGCCGTTCTCTCCCGCGAGAGATGGCTGGGCTACCAGGTCGTCGGCGCGCTCACCCCAGCGACGCATCACGGTCGCACGACCGCATCGGGGATCCCGGTTCTCGGGAACTCCGAAGATCCAGCGTCCGCCATCGGCGACGCGGACATCCTCTTCATCACCGGGGGTGCCCCGCACTCTGCCGAAGAATTGCGGCAGATCGTCTGGGATCTCGAGCAACACCGGGTGAAACTGGTCGTCGCTCCTTCTGTCACAGACCTCGCAGGCGACCGCGTCAGGGTCCGGCCCATGGCAGGGCTGCCGCTTGTCCACCTTGAGGCACCTCGCTGGGCACACGCCCGCGGCTGGGCGAAGCGAAGCTTCGACGTTATCGGGTCGACCGTGCTGATTGCTGCACTGTCCCCCCTCCTTCTCCTAGCGGCCATGCGCATTCGCCGTTACGACGGCGGGCCCGTCCTCTTCCGGCAAGCGCGGATCGGACGCGACGGTGAGACGTTCGACTGCCTCAAGTTCCGAACTATGGTGACTGACGCGGAGGCCCGCGTCGTTCAGCTGCAAGCAGACCTCGGCGTAGAGGCGTTGCTGTTCAAGGTGAAGGACGACCCCCGCATCACCGGGCCGGGCCGCTGGTTGCGTCGATTCTCGATCGACGAGTTGCCGCAGCTCTTCAACGTTCTCCGCGGGGACATGTCTCTCGTGGGACCGCGCCCACAGGTTGCCGCCGAGGTCGCTATGTACAACGATGCGATGAGGCGCCGCCTCCACGTCCGTCCCGGCATGACCGGACTGTGGCAGGTCTCCGGCCGCAACGACCTGTCCGTCGAGGAGGCAATGCGCCTCGACCTCTACTACGTCGACAACTGGTCGGTCGCCCAAGACCTGGCGATCCTTGCCCGGACCGCCGGGGCCGTGCTGGGCGCTCGGGGCGCCTACTGAGCGACCGCCTGCGGCAAGGCTCGCGAACGCGAACCTCACCGTGGGAGCGAACGGATCTTCGTGGCAGGAACGCCTCCGTAGAGGAAGTTCCTCTCGCAATCTTGCGTCACTACCGCACCCGCGGCAACGACCACACCGGAATCAATCACCACTCCGGGCAACACAGTAACCCCAGCACCGATCCACACGTTGTCATTGACGACGATCGGAAGCGAAAGGTTATCTTCCGGGAGACGACGAGTGCGCGTCTCTTCAGTGGCGCCTATCAGGTGGGTGGCGGTAATCATCATCACCCGCGGCCCACACGCAACGTTGCGGCCCAAGGTGATTCCTGCTGACGGATCGATGAAGCATTCGTAATTGAGGAACGACCCGCTGCCTATGATCAGTCGGCCCGACCCTATGAACACGCGCGGGGCGATTCTCGAGCCTATACCACGAACATTCCACGGCCACAGCAGGTACGGTCGAAGTCGAGGCGGAATAACGCTACTCGTCAACAGACCGTTCTTGAAAATATCCCTCAGGGCAGCGCGCGCGAACCGGCTACCCGAGACTAACAACCGGCTCATGCAAAGCCCCCCGTTAACACACTCGCCTCAGATGACAGGCCTACCTGTGCGCCTCCGACGCCAAGTCGCCATATATCGCTTCAATCGAATCCCGGTCGCCCACCCCCATATTTTGGCGCATCTTCAAGAATACTAGGATCCTATAAGTCAATTGCATCCACAATAGCCCGAAGCCGGTCGATCCGTCCCGCCATGGCCGGCCTTCGACCCCTCGCCTGACAACTTCCTTCATCAAATTTCTGGCCAGAAACCTGAGTGTCGGCTTGAGACCCTTTTCGAGGTTCTCTCGCGCCTCAACCGAACTGTATCTGTTTAGCTTCTCTATGAAGTGATTCCAGTCAGTATAGTTGAAGTGCCATACACATAGGTTCTCGCCGCCCTGGATGTCGGCAACGCGCGCATCGGCTACTGGCTGCGGAGCGCCGTGGATACCGTTCTCGATTCGCCACTCTTGCAGCGCTCCTCGCCGGAACAGGAAATAATGACGGTCTCTGCTCGCTTGCCAGCCCGTTCCTCGCACTCTCTTGCCGAACATGAAGTTCAGGCGACACATGCGAACCACGTCTACGCGGCCCTCGGCCACTACCTCACGTATCTTGTCGCATAATTCCTTCGGCACGATCTCGTCTGCATCTATCCGAAGGATCCATTCGCCGAGCGCAGCCTGCTCCGCCAGGCTCCGTACCGGCTCGACGTAGCCAACGTCCGGGACGTCGATGACACGCGCGCC from Nocardioides sp. BP30 encodes:
- a CDS encoding sugar transferase → MSIAEDRAAALTASQPSVARVDTRRSLPMVAWALDLGILCVVVATAALLRRAWDLFPQPDRESSVSTVGPLIIVGWLLLNLLFGAYSREDFGEGTAEFKRLLHASMYAAGLTGVGCYLSHHQLSRGFFVTVFALGVPAILIGRLALRKGVRSMRIKGMLGQRVIIAGGPAHVDEIAAVLSRERWLGYQVVGALTPATHHGRTTASGIPVLGNSEDPASAIGDADILFITGGAPHSAEELRQIVWDLEQHRVKLVVAPSVTDLAGDRVRVRPMAGLPLVHLEAPRWAHARGWAKRSFDVIGSTVLIAALSPLLLLAAMRIRRYDGGPVLFRQARIGRDGETFDCLKFRTMVTDAEARVVQLQADLGVEALLFKVKDDPRITGPGRWLRRFSIDELPQLFNVLRGDMSLVGPRPQVAAEVAMYNDAMRRRLHVRPGMTGLWQVSGRNDLSVEEAMRLDLYYVDNWSVAQDLAILARTAGAVLGARGAY
- a CDS encoding acyltransferase produces the protein MSRLLVSGSRFARAALRDIFKNGLLTSSVIPPRLRPYLLWPWNVRGIGSRIAPRVFIGSGRLIIGSGSFLNYECFIDPSAGITLGRNVACGPRVMMITATHLIGATEETRTRRLPEDNLSLPIVVNDNVWIGAGVTVLPGVVIDSGVVVAAGAVVTQDCERNFLYGGVPATKIRSLPR
- a CDS encoding glycosyltransferase family 2 protein, which produces MADLITAIIHTRNEEKNIRRAIESIGDLCEDILVADMNSSDQTVEIARSLGARVIDVPDVGYVEPVRSLAEQAALGEWILRIDADEIVPKELCDKIREVVAEGRVDVVRMCRLNFMFGKRVRGTGWQASRDRHYFLFRRGALQEWRIENGIHGAPQPVADARVADIQGGENLCVWHFNYTDWNHFIEKLNRYSSVEARENLEKGLKPTLRFLARNLMKEVVRRGVEGRPWRDGSTGFGLLWMQLTYRILVFLKMRQNMGVGDRDSIEAIYGDLASEAHR